In Pangasianodon hypophthalmus isolate fPanHyp1 chromosome 3, fPanHyp1.pri, whole genome shotgun sequence, a single genomic region encodes these proteins:
- the tmem63ba gene encoding CSC1-like protein 2 isoform X3 produces the protein MMLVLFVLMMAVLGESQACPSSGNCSGSENSTSKEWCYTARIRSTVLQGLPFGGVPTVLALDFMCFLALLCVFSFLRKVAWDYGRLALVSDADSVASALQTPVDSRYERLTSVSSSIDFDQRDSGFCSWLTAIFRIKDDEIRDKCGEDAVHYLSFQRHIIGLLVVVGVLSVGIILPVNFSGDLLDHNAYSFGRTTIANLNSGNNLLWLHTIFAFLYLLLTVYSMRRHTSKMHYKEDDLVKRTLFIHGINKFAEESQIKLHFEQAYENCVVLEARICYDVARLMYLDSERKKTERSKKFYTDLFNREHVHTMINPKPCGHLCCCVIKGCEQREAMNYYTELESKLREDYKKEKEKVSTKPLEMAFVTFQNEAMTALILKDFNACKFHGCHCRREPKSSPYSSILQTHKWSVTYAPDPQNVYWEHLSIGGISWWVRCLIINCLLFLLLFFLTTPAIIISTMDKFNVTKPVEYLNNPIITQFFPTLLLWSFSALLPTIVYYSAFFEAHWTRSGENRTTMHKCYTFLIFMVLLLPSLGLSSLDLFFRWLFDKKFLAHATVRFECVFLPDNGAFFVNYVIASAFIGNAMDLLRIPGLLMYMIRLCLARSAAERRNVKKHQAYEFQFGAAYAWLMNVFTVVMTYSISCPIIVPFGLMYMLLKHLVDRYNMYYAYLPSKLDKKIHSGAVNQVVAAPILCLFWLLFFSTVRTGFLAATSMFTFVVLIITIIVCVSHVVFGHFKYLSAHNYTIDSQDTDGVENGQPPGTSPPTKSAQKYIAQVLQEQGPEESGSGSGEEYGQGSSQDDELIVPGSAVNEGDFQSGEDSLIDNEVHQ, from the exons ATGATGCTGGTGTTGTTCGTGCTGATGATGGCTGTGTTGGGTGAGAGTCAGGCCTGCCCAAGCTCGGGAAACTGCTCAGGCTCGGAAAACAGCACCTCCAAGGAATGGTGCTATACGGCGAGAATCCGCAGCACCGTGCTGCAGGGACTTCCGTTCGGAGGAGTGCCCACTGTCCTCGCCCTCGACTTCATGTGCTTCCTG GCGCTACTTTGTGTGTTCTCTTTCCTGAGGAAAGTAGCGTGGGATTATGGGCGTCTGGCGCTGGTCTCAGATGCAGACAg CGTGGCCTCCGCATTGCAGACGCCAGTCGATTCCCGTTACGAACGACTGACTTCGGTTTCCAGTTCCATCGACTTTGACCAAAGAGACAgc GGTTTCTGTTCCTGGCTAACAGCCATCTTCAGGATCAA AGATGATGAGATCAGGGACAAATGTGGCGAGGATGCAGTGCACTACCTTTCGTTCCAGCGCCACATCATAggtctgctggtggtggtgggcGTGCTGTCAGTGGGCATTATCCTGCCTGTCAACTTCTCAGGAGACCTTCTGG ATCATAATGCATACAGTTTTGGGAGAACAACAATAGCCAACTTAAACTCTGG GAATAACCTGCTATGGCTGCACACTATCTTTGCATTCCTTTATCTGTTACTGACCGTCTACAGCATGAGGCGACACACCTCCAAGATGCACTACAAGGAAGACGATTTG gTGAAACgcactttattcattcatgGCATCAACAAATTTGCAGAAGAGAGTCAGATAAAGCTTCACTTTGA GCAAGCATATGAAAATTGCGTTGTGCTGGAAGCACGCATTTGTTATGATGTGGCCAGACTCATGTATCTGGACTCTGAAAG GAAGAAGACGGAACGCAGCAAGAAGTTCTACACTGACTTGTTTAACAGGGAACATGTGCATACAATGATcaaccccaaaccatgtggccaCCTCTGCTGCTGCGTCATAAAGGGCTGTGAGCAG AGGGAAGCAATGAACTACTACACTGAGCTGGAGTCCAAGCTGAGAGAGGATTataagaaggagaaagagaaggtcAGCACTAAGCCTCTGGAAATGGCCTTCGTCACCTTCCAGAATGAAGCCATGACTGCACT CATTCTCAAGGACTTTAATGCGTGTAAGTTTCATGGCTGTCACTGTCGACGTGAGCCCAAATCCTCACCGTACAGCAGCATCCTGCAGACACACAAATGGTCAGTCACCTACGCTCCTGACCCACAGAACGTCTACTG GGAGCACTTGTCAATAGGCGGCATATCCTGGTGGGTCCGCTGCTTAATTATCAACTGTTTACTCTTTCTCCTGCTCTTCTTTCTCACCACTCCTGCCATCATCATATCTACCATGGACAAGTTCAACGTTACAAAACCTGTAGAGTACCTGAAT AATCCCATAATCACCCAGTTCTTCCCCACTCTGCTCTTGTGGTCCTTCTCCGCCCTGCTGCCCACCATCGTGTACTACTCCGCTTTCTTTGAGGCACACTGGACACG TTCTGGGGAGAACAGAACCACTATGCACAAGTGCTACACCTTCCTCATCTTTATGGTCCTGCTACTGCCATCTCTGGGCCTCAGCAG tttggatttgttttttcgCTGGCTTTTTGACAAGAAGTTCCTGGCTCACGCTACAGTGAGATTCGA ATGTGTATTTCTTCCAGATAATGGGGCTTTCTTTGTTAACTACGTCATTGCCTCGGCCTTCATTGGTAATGCCATGGACCTATTGCGCATTCCGGGTCTGCTCATGTACATGATTCGTCTGTGCTTGGCTCGCTCTGCAGCCGAGAGACGCAACGTAAAGAAG CATCAAGCGTACGAGTTCCAGTTCGGGGCAGCGTACGCCTGGTTGATGAACGTCTTCACTGTAGTCATGACCTACAGCATCAGCTGTCCGATCATCGTTCCTTTCG GTTTAATGTACATGTTATTAAAGCACCTGGTGGACAGGTATAATATGTACTACGCCTACCTGCCGTCCAAACTGGATAAGAAGATCCACTCTGGAGCTGTGAACCAGGTGGTGGCTGCACCCATCCTGTGCCTCTTCTGGTTGCTCTTCTTCTCCACTGTACGCACAG GGTTCCTTGCTGCCACCTCAATGTTCACGTTTGTGGTTCTGATCATCACCATCATAGTTTGCGTCTCTCATGTTGTGTTCGGGCATTTTAAGTACCTAAGCGCACACAATTACACG ATTGACTCACAGGACACGGATGGAGTAGAGAATGGACAGCCGCCTGGCACCTCCCCGCCTACCAAATCTGCG
- the tmem63ba gene encoding CSC1-like protein 2 isoform X1 — MMLVLFVLMMAVLGESQACPSSGNCSGSENSTSKEWCYTARIRSTVLQGLPFGGVPTVLALDFMCFLALLCVFSFLRKVAWDYGRLALVSDADRQDQRYRRLDEREYVASALQTPVDSRYERLTSVSSSIDFDQRDSGFCSWLTAIFRIKDDEIRDKCGEDAVHYLSFQRHIIGLLVVVGVLSVGIILPVNFSGDLLDHNAYSFGRTTIANLNSGNNLLWLHTIFAFLYLLLTVYSMRRHTSKMHYKEDDLVKRTLFIHGINKFAEESQIKLHFEQAYENCVVLEARICYDVARLMYLDSERKKTERSKKFYTDLFNREHVHTMINPKPCGHLCCCVIKGCEQREAMNYYTELESKLREDYKKEKEKVSTKPLEMAFVTFQNEAMTALILKDFNACKFHGCHCRREPKSSPYSSILQTHKWSVTYAPDPQNVYWEHLSIGGISWWVRCLIINCLLFLLLFFLTTPAIIISTMDKFNVTKPVEYLNNPIITQFFPTLLLWSFSALLPTIVYYSAFFEAHWTRSGENRTTMHKCYTFLIFMVLLLPSLGLSSLDLFFRWLFDKKFLAHATVRFECVFLPDNGAFFVNYVIASAFIGNAMDLLRIPGLLMYMIRLCLARSAAERRNVKKHQAYEFQFGAAYAWLMNVFTVVMTYSISCPIIVPFGLMYMLLKHLVDRYNMYYAYLPSKLDKKIHSGAVNQVVAAPILCLFWLLFFSTVRTGFLAATSMFTFVVLIITIIVCVSHVVFGHFKYLSAHNYTIDSQDTDGVENGQPPGTSPPTKSAQKYIAQVLQEQGPEESGSGSGEEYGQGSSQDDELIVPGSAVNEGDFQSGEDSLIDNEVHQ, encoded by the exons ATGATGCTGGTGTTGTTCGTGCTGATGATGGCTGTGTTGGGTGAGAGTCAGGCCTGCCCAAGCTCGGGAAACTGCTCAGGCTCGGAAAACAGCACCTCCAAGGAATGGTGCTATACGGCGAGAATCCGCAGCACCGTGCTGCAGGGACTTCCGTTCGGAGGAGTGCCCACTGTCCTCGCCCTCGACTTCATGTGCTTCCTG GCGCTACTTTGTGTGTTCTCTTTCCTGAGGAAAGTAGCGTGGGATTATGGGCGTCTGGCGCTGGTCTCAGATGCAGACAg gCAGGATCAGCGGTACCGGCGTCTGGACGAACGAGAATA CGTGGCCTCCGCATTGCAGACGCCAGTCGATTCCCGTTACGAACGACTGACTTCGGTTTCCAGTTCCATCGACTTTGACCAAAGAGACAgc GGTTTCTGTTCCTGGCTAACAGCCATCTTCAGGATCAA AGATGATGAGATCAGGGACAAATGTGGCGAGGATGCAGTGCACTACCTTTCGTTCCAGCGCCACATCATAggtctgctggtggtggtgggcGTGCTGTCAGTGGGCATTATCCTGCCTGTCAACTTCTCAGGAGACCTTCTGG ATCATAATGCATACAGTTTTGGGAGAACAACAATAGCCAACTTAAACTCTGG GAATAACCTGCTATGGCTGCACACTATCTTTGCATTCCTTTATCTGTTACTGACCGTCTACAGCATGAGGCGACACACCTCCAAGATGCACTACAAGGAAGACGATTTG gTGAAACgcactttattcattcatgGCATCAACAAATTTGCAGAAGAGAGTCAGATAAAGCTTCACTTTGA GCAAGCATATGAAAATTGCGTTGTGCTGGAAGCACGCATTTGTTATGATGTGGCCAGACTCATGTATCTGGACTCTGAAAG GAAGAAGACGGAACGCAGCAAGAAGTTCTACACTGACTTGTTTAACAGGGAACATGTGCATACAATGATcaaccccaaaccatgtggccaCCTCTGCTGCTGCGTCATAAAGGGCTGTGAGCAG AGGGAAGCAATGAACTACTACACTGAGCTGGAGTCCAAGCTGAGAGAGGATTataagaaggagaaagagaaggtcAGCACTAAGCCTCTGGAAATGGCCTTCGTCACCTTCCAGAATGAAGCCATGACTGCACT CATTCTCAAGGACTTTAATGCGTGTAAGTTTCATGGCTGTCACTGTCGACGTGAGCCCAAATCCTCACCGTACAGCAGCATCCTGCAGACACACAAATGGTCAGTCACCTACGCTCCTGACCCACAGAACGTCTACTG GGAGCACTTGTCAATAGGCGGCATATCCTGGTGGGTCCGCTGCTTAATTATCAACTGTTTACTCTTTCTCCTGCTCTTCTTTCTCACCACTCCTGCCATCATCATATCTACCATGGACAAGTTCAACGTTACAAAACCTGTAGAGTACCTGAAT AATCCCATAATCACCCAGTTCTTCCCCACTCTGCTCTTGTGGTCCTTCTCCGCCCTGCTGCCCACCATCGTGTACTACTCCGCTTTCTTTGAGGCACACTGGACACG TTCTGGGGAGAACAGAACCACTATGCACAAGTGCTACACCTTCCTCATCTTTATGGTCCTGCTACTGCCATCTCTGGGCCTCAGCAG tttggatttgttttttcgCTGGCTTTTTGACAAGAAGTTCCTGGCTCACGCTACAGTGAGATTCGA ATGTGTATTTCTTCCAGATAATGGGGCTTTCTTTGTTAACTACGTCATTGCCTCGGCCTTCATTGGTAATGCCATGGACCTATTGCGCATTCCGGGTCTGCTCATGTACATGATTCGTCTGTGCTTGGCTCGCTCTGCAGCCGAGAGACGCAACGTAAAGAAG CATCAAGCGTACGAGTTCCAGTTCGGGGCAGCGTACGCCTGGTTGATGAACGTCTTCACTGTAGTCATGACCTACAGCATCAGCTGTCCGATCATCGTTCCTTTCG GTTTAATGTACATGTTATTAAAGCACCTGGTGGACAGGTATAATATGTACTACGCCTACCTGCCGTCCAAACTGGATAAGAAGATCCACTCTGGAGCTGTGAACCAGGTGGTGGCTGCACCCATCCTGTGCCTCTTCTGGTTGCTCTTCTTCTCCACTGTACGCACAG GGTTCCTTGCTGCCACCTCAATGTTCACGTTTGTGGTTCTGATCATCACCATCATAGTTTGCGTCTCTCATGTTGTGTTCGGGCATTTTAAGTACCTAAGCGCACACAATTACACG ATTGACTCACAGGACACGGATGGAGTAGAGAATGGACAGCCGCCTGGCACCTCCCCGCCTACCAAATCTGCG
- the tmem63ba gene encoding CSC1-like protein 2 isoform X2 produces the protein MMLVLFVLMMAVLGESQACPSSGNCSGSENSTSKEWCYTARIRSTVLQGLPFGGVPTVLALDFMCFLALLCVFSFLRKVAWDYGRLALVSDADRQDQRYRRLDEREYVASALQTPVDSRYERLTSVSSSIDFDQRDSGFCSWLTAIFRIKDDEIRDKCGEDAVHYLSFQRHIIGLLVVVGVLSVGIILPVNFSGDLLDHNAYSFGRTTIANLNSGNNLLWLHTIFAFLYLLLTVYSMRRHTSKMHYKEDDLVKRTLFIHGINKFAEESQIKLHFEQAYENCVVLEARICYDVARLMYLDSERKKTERSKKFYTDLFNREHVHTMINPKPCGHLCCCVIKGCEQREAMNYYTELESKLREDYKKEKEKVSTKPLEMAFVTFQNEAMTALILKDFNACKFHGCHCRREPKSSPYSSILQTHKWSVTYAPDPQNVYWEHLSIGGISWWVRCLIINCLLFLLLFFLTTPAIIISTMDKFNVTKPVEYLNNPIITQFFPTLLLWSFSALLPTIVYYSAFFEAHWTRSGENRTTMHKCYTFLIFMVLLLPSLGLSSLDLFFRWLFDKKFLAHATVRFECVFLPDNGAFFVNYVIASAFIGNAMDLLRIPGLLMYMIRLCLARSAAERRNVKKHQAYEFQFGAAYAWLMNVFTVVMTYSISCPIIVPFGLMYMLLKHLVDRYNMYYAYLPSKLDKKIHSGAVNQVVAAPILCLFWLLFFSTVRTGFLAATSMFTFVVLIITIIVCVSHVVFGHFKYLSAHNYTIDSQDTDGVENGQPPGTSPPTKSAKYIAQVLQEQGPEESGSGSGEEYGQGSSQDDELIVPGSAVNEGDFQSGEDSLIDNEVHQ, from the exons ATGATGCTGGTGTTGTTCGTGCTGATGATGGCTGTGTTGGGTGAGAGTCAGGCCTGCCCAAGCTCGGGAAACTGCTCAGGCTCGGAAAACAGCACCTCCAAGGAATGGTGCTATACGGCGAGAATCCGCAGCACCGTGCTGCAGGGACTTCCGTTCGGAGGAGTGCCCACTGTCCTCGCCCTCGACTTCATGTGCTTCCTG GCGCTACTTTGTGTGTTCTCTTTCCTGAGGAAAGTAGCGTGGGATTATGGGCGTCTGGCGCTGGTCTCAGATGCAGACAg gCAGGATCAGCGGTACCGGCGTCTGGACGAACGAGAATA CGTGGCCTCCGCATTGCAGACGCCAGTCGATTCCCGTTACGAACGACTGACTTCGGTTTCCAGTTCCATCGACTTTGACCAAAGAGACAgc GGTTTCTGTTCCTGGCTAACAGCCATCTTCAGGATCAA AGATGATGAGATCAGGGACAAATGTGGCGAGGATGCAGTGCACTACCTTTCGTTCCAGCGCCACATCATAggtctgctggtggtggtgggcGTGCTGTCAGTGGGCATTATCCTGCCTGTCAACTTCTCAGGAGACCTTCTGG ATCATAATGCATACAGTTTTGGGAGAACAACAATAGCCAACTTAAACTCTGG GAATAACCTGCTATGGCTGCACACTATCTTTGCATTCCTTTATCTGTTACTGACCGTCTACAGCATGAGGCGACACACCTCCAAGATGCACTACAAGGAAGACGATTTG gTGAAACgcactttattcattcatgGCATCAACAAATTTGCAGAAGAGAGTCAGATAAAGCTTCACTTTGA GCAAGCATATGAAAATTGCGTTGTGCTGGAAGCACGCATTTGTTATGATGTGGCCAGACTCATGTATCTGGACTCTGAAAG GAAGAAGACGGAACGCAGCAAGAAGTTCTACACTGACTTGTTTAACAGGGAACATGTGCATACAATGATcaaccccaaaccatgtggccaCCTCTGCTGCTGCGTCATAAAGGGCTGTGAGCAG AGGGAAGCAATGAACTACTACACTGAGCTGGAGTCCAAGCTGAGAGAGGATTataagaaggagaaagagaaggtcAGCACTAAGCCTCTGGAAATGGCCTTCGTCACCTTCCAGAATGAAGCCATGACTGCACT CATTCTCAAGGACTTTAATGCGTGTAAGTTTCATGGCTGTCACTGTCGACGTGAGCCCAAATCCTCACCGTACAGCAGCATCCTGCAGACACACAAATGGTCAGTCACCTACGCTCCTGACCCACAGAACGTCTACTG GGAGCACTTGTCAATAGGCGGCATATCCTGGTGGGTCCGCTGCTTAATTATCAACTGTTTACTCTTTCTCCTGCTCTTCTTTCTCACCACTCCTGCCATCATCATATCTACCATGGACAAGTTCAACGTTACAAAACCTGTAGAGTACCTGAAT AATCCCATAATCACCCAGTTCTTCCCCACTCTGCTCTTGTGGTCCTTCTCCGCCCTGCTGCCCACCATCGTGTACTACTCCGCTTTCTTTGAGGCACACTGGACACG TTCTGGGGAGAACAGAACCACTATGCACAAGTGCTACACCTTCCTCATCTTTATGGTCCTGCTACTGCCATCTCTGGGCCTCAGCAG tttggatttgttttttcgCTGGCTTTTTGACAAGAAGTTCCTGGCTCACGCTACAGTGAGATTCGA ATGTGTATTTCTTCCAGATAATGGGGCTTTCTTTGTTAACTACGTCATTGCCTCGGCCTTCATTGGTAATGCCATGGACCTATTGCGCATTCCGGGTCTGCTCATGTACATGATTCGTCTGTGCTTGGCTCGCTCTGCAGCCGAGAGACGCAACGTAAAGAAG CATCAAGCGTACGAGTTCCAGTTCGGGGCAGCGTACGCCTGGTTGATGAACGTCTTCACTGTAGTCATGACCTACAGCATCAGCTGTCCGATCATCGTTCCTTTCG GTTTAATGTACATGTTATTAAAGCACCTGGTGGACAGGTATAATATGTACTACGCCTACCTGCCGTCCAAACTGGATAAGAAGATCCACTCTGGAGCTGTGAACCAGGTGGTGGCTGCACCCATCCTGTGCCTCTTCTGGTTGCTCTTCTTCTCCACTGTACGCACAG GGTTCCTTGCTGCCACCTCAATGTTCACGTTTGTGGTTCTGATCATCACCATCATAGTTTGCGTCTCTCATGTTGTGTTCGGGCATTTTAAGTACCTAAGCGCACACAATTACACG ATTGACTCACAGGACACGGATGGAGTAGAGAATGGACAGCCGCCTGGCACCTCCCCGCCTACCAAATCTGCG